The region ACTAATCACATTTCTCAACCTATTAGCAAGGACTTTAGATAAGATTTTGCAGGAAGAATTAATCAGGCTAATAGGCGGAAATCAAAAATCTTTTCAGGAGAATTGGTTTTGGCAATCAAAGCAATATGAGTCCAATTGATGCGTTCAAGATTAGCCTtcccataaaaaaatcattaactcTAAGATCAATAAGCTAATATAATTAATAGAATTTCAATTTCATACTCTATGGAGAATGGAGCtgccacaacaacaacaataacaaaagtcgttagttttaattatttaggaTCTCCTACATCAATCTTTCTCCTCCATATTATTTTATcgtttttcattttaatattcACGATTGCcaaaatatattagttaaaaaaaaaaactgccaAAATATGAATGATCATGAATCGGACATGACTGCACcacaaaatatttcatgttcattgACTTCCAAAGTCCTCCAACTCAACACAGCTCCCTACTTGAAgtattaatttgaaattaatggaATGAAAGTTTTCTTGGATAATTAATCTGATATTATCATTTGATCATATACGCCATTAGTTCGTACAAACATATAAAATTGTTCAGTGGAATTCCCTTGTCTTGACTTTCCAAAGGACCAAAACCCTAGTTGGATGcctatttaaattataaacccATCCATCCAACAGGAATGATggaaaacatattttaattaattttgaataacaaaatagtttttttattttattacaacCATAATTATGGCAAAACAGAATTCTCACGTTGGAAACCCTTGCGCGCAGGAGGTGCAACAGGATGCCGACGGATACCTGTGTGCTTTGTCATGCGGGGTCAGAGTCTGTTGATCATCTTTTCCTCCAATGCCCTTTCCCCGTCCAGGTGTGGGATTACTTTGGCAGGTTGCTGCAGTTCCCGCATCCCCCTGTCTCCTTGAGAGACTTGTGGGGGCCTTGGCGTCTGAGTTTGCTCCCCGCCCGGAGGGCTTTTGGAGATCTTGTTTATAAAGCAattgtttggaatatttggctggcTAGGAATGATTGTATCTTTAATGCCAATTTTGTTCATGTGCACtgtattttattcaaaattgatcAGATGATTTTATCTTGGTTATCTTCAGTCGAGGACAGAGTCCGTGAGAAGTTTGATGATGACATCACCTCTGTTCGGAGGAGCTTGGAGTTCTTGGGGCCCAGCGATGAGGTTCGGGGTGCGACCCAGCCTGCTGAGGAGGTTTACGACGCGGTCGTAGGATAGGTGTTTAGTTGCTGATGGCCTTGAGGATGGCCGTTGTTCCTctttctgttttgttttgttgttgatttcttgttgtttcttttggttTGGCACCCTGTATCCTTACCCCATCTAGTGGttggttgtttctttttttcaatatagtggtttatccatcttttcaaaaaaaaataataattatgggTATTATCtcattcataattattaatatatttttttttcttagattaACACATTGTTATGAATCCATGGTTTATGCCTCTACAAGCTTTTGGCGCTTGATAATGGGTCATAGTCTGGGATTGACAGGTAcgataatatatcaattatgatAGTTTAATAACCCTCTATAGATTTACTATATTGGGTGGGCTAATATGCAAGACAATCAGGACATACCATATGCACTTAAAATGATATATCAATGACCACAGGTCCACAACTCTACAATGGTAAATCTTTTGCCTTATAATCCTAGAAAGATTTAAGATGGAGAATACAACTCCTCCTACAGAAGGAACCTGTGAACATAACtgaaatagtatttttataaaatatctacAGTGTATTTGCACAGTACTTTATAGTATTAcgacataaaaaattaaacattgcaccactcactcactACTCATGGGTTATTTTTCACTAGGCTATCTTATGGTTGAGATTCTATCACATATCTCCCTGTATCTACGGTATGATGAAATTATATCACGTGTCTCTCAGTATTCAAAATTTTtgacataaatataaatataaacataaacataaattgCCACTTTTGCAGGAATAATGGCCACAAGTTgaaattccatatttttaaaCCGCCCCGCCCTAATAAAACACTGTGAATAGGAAAATATAAAAGGACCCATGAAATcttttttaatagtttataaataattcTTCTGATTGTATcattgtgtgcatatatatatatatatatataataacctCAACataattaattcaataaaattataacaagaaacaacaaaatgaCAACCTGTAACAAGAAGCATCACATGGGCGCCTGTGGTCCTCAAAACTGATCTAATTGAgcaccaaatattttttaaagtctTAATTAACAACCATGACCAAGGCTCAGATTCAATCCTCCGGTCCCAAGCTGGTCCTTCCATTGGTCAAGAACACGCGAGCATGATGGTCggattttaaaattcaaagttatgcgtatatttttttaagtcttGGGATCCAAAGTACGTATTGGTCTGTGGGACTCAAAGCCAAGTGTCAATGATCGCCATATCATtcatttactttaaaaaaaattaatatattaaatacttACATAGTTACATTGGGTTATGGGTACAAGAGCTGGACTTAAATCTCACCCAGCAGAAGCACGGGGAATCATGAGAGTGGAAAGCTTAGGACAGTTTAGCATTAtcgataattttttatttttattgttgagattaaatttttaaaatttttggtaaCAACActtgtttaaacattaaaaaaaaacatatttttaattttttaaaatattaacttcTTAATTTTAACCTAacacattagaaatttttaaaccactatttttttgttatgcCGGCAAATTGTGAATATCCGGTGATCAAATAGACACCGGTATACAATAGTCTAATCGACAATGGTTGACGATGAGGGGCCGTCAATCGCCGGTGATAGGGGTGCCATGTTCCGGTCACCAGATGCCACCCGAACAGCAATGGTAAGCGTGCCCAATAGTGGTGCATTGTTAACCAACGGATCAACGCTGGCCGGTAGCTAATAGCGGCAAACACGACTACCAAAAACGTGACAACCTGTTGTGAGCCATAAGTAGCTAGTGGTGGTGCGGCCATGTGGCGAAAAGTCACCTATGGACATTGGTAGTTGGCCGAATACcagttttttcatatttttattaatatatatatatatataaactttattcactaatataatttaattttgtttattaatataaaaaaactttataaaaaatataaaaatataaatatgagaaaaataataaaaactttactAACCatacttgttttgtttttaataaaccactcataaaaaaataaataaatagataacatTGAAGGACTTTCGGTTTTGAACTCATAAGATCAATGTCTTCTTGtataagaaaaaggaaaacactCGAGTGGAAACAATCTACTAATTCGTAGGATTAAAGCCTGAGTATTAGATccggcccgggcattgacccggtCAAGGCTCTGGGTCACGGGTCAATTGGTTCAACCGTCGGATCATTTGGGTCAATActgggttaataaaaatattttaaaatattatttttaaaattataagttagtttttaattatataatgatatatcataataatatccatgaattattagttatcaaataaataatttgatagaaaaaatataaaacaattgttaatctttgatttggaagcagtagaaaagagaaaaaaagctcaaacttcacataataccaacacataacaatactaattcacaataaaagtttaaatttatcatcaaagtatcaaaccaaactcaatccaatatataaccaaagttcaaaattgaaattacaaatcaaactgGGTCAATCGGTCTGACCGTCGGGTCAACTGGTTTGACCACCGGGTCAATCAGTCCGACCGCCGGATCAACCGGTCTAACCACCGGATCAATGCGGGTTAGAACGAGTTGATTGTATAACCGGTCTAATTAAAGACCCGGACCGGTTGAAgcaccgggtcaccgggtcaaccggtccgactgccgggccggtccgggtttgataacTATGGTATAAAGTTCACATAATAAGTACAGCTTCACATAGAAAAATATTATCTATGGCAGTTAAATGCAAGGAATAGCCCATCACGCCCATGACCTTAACAAATAGATGCCTGAATGTTGCCACTTGTACAAAAATGTACCTTacataatactttttttttattaaaatggataaaccgtTTCTTacataatactttaattttggaATGCTACAAATTAAGGGATATATACATGgctacatatatttatatttcaaacTCAAAACAAAGAACCACCgttattttagtttataatttataagagGCAAATCACATggaaatattttatcaaaaaaaacaaaaaaaatcaaatggaaTTATAATGATATCATACTAATCCCCAATGTTATGTAGAAATTCAAAATCTTCATCGTAGTGTACTAGAAACTCGTCCGTTCAAATGCCTTCTTCCTTTCAGCGCCGGTCCACTTGCACGGCCATTCCCTGTGAAGAACCCAAAGGATGTAGTTTTATAACAatccatatattatatatatatacccttaagATAACAGATGTATTTcaattaagaagaaatatatatatatatatatataccatctTCACATCTCTTTTTAGAAGCAGTGGGATGATTTGGAATGAAGACTCCTGTTCCATTACTCTCCCTTGGCAACCAAACCTGCAATTCaagaattaacaaaaattaaaacctcAACGGCATTAAATCAAGCAAAATCTTAATATTCCGTACTTTTAATTGGTTCCTCTGCTTTAGAGTGAGTAACTGTTCACATTCATTATGACGCCAACTGAAGTGGTTCATCTGCAAACA is a window of Dioscorea cayenensis subsp. rotundata cultivar TDr96_F1 chromosome 5, TDr96_F1_v2_PseudoChromosome.rev07_lg8_w22 25.fasta, whole genome shotgun sequence DNA encoding:
- the LOC120262265 gene encoding uncharacterized protein LOC120262265 — encoded protein: MEGHQITKEEDVLFMEIEKRILLLVNDDEEEAAKNKYGLAGNYSIKRPSLINPLILAEMNHFSWRHNECEQLLTLKQRNQLKVWLPRESNGTGVFIPNHPTASKKRCEDGNGRASGPALKGRRHLNGRVSSTLR